One segment of Polypterus senegalus isolate Bchr_013 chromosome 8, ASM1683550v1, whole genome shotgun sequence DNA contains the following:
- the LOC120533817 gene encoding transmembrane protein 213-like, translating into MGAFRWSRFAFPVLLLPLLLLHALVVPGGGSSLTSGTSNNYSDPCMDPNKLQICSIAAKCCQTGVDDYGWIAAAVGWSLWFLTMILFCVSKLLTLGTASSSKYTKA; encoded by the exons ATGGGCGCCTTTCGGTGGAGTCGCTTCGCCTTCCCCGTTCTGCTGCTGCCGCTGCTGCTTTTGCACGCGCTCGTCGTGCCGGGTGGAG GCTCCAGTCTTACATCAGGAACTTCCAACAATTATTCAGACCCATGCAtgg ATCCAAACAAGCTCCAAATCTGCAGCATAGCAGCAAAGTGCTGCCAGACGGGTGTGGATGACTATGGCTGGATTGCTGCAGCTGTAGGATGGAGTTTATGGTTTCTAACAATGATCCTGTTCTGTGTGAGCAAGCTTCTGACACTGGGAACTGCTTCATCATCTAAATATACTAAAGCCTGA